The genome window CCTGTCGGGGCAGGCGCCCTCTGTGTGCGCCTCATACACCTGAGGCAGTGTTTCCATGGTGTCAAGAATAAATTTGGCGGTGTCTTTGCCCTTTTTACACATGGAAGCATCAAGCATAATCGGAGCAATGTTTTTGATGGCCTCAATATCCCCCTGTGCAGCCTGTCCCTCAGCAAGGCGGTGATACCTTACCCGCATTTCATAACTTCCCATCGGACAGGGCAAACACCTTGCACACATAGGTCCCTCTATGAACTCATCCAGAAACAGTATAGCCTTCTGTATCGGACACTTAAACCTGTTAGTGTCCTCAGTTATTGCTTTAATGTCTTTTTCTTTTTCGTCAGCCATTTCCACGTTCTCCTTATCTCCTGGCAGCTTTTCCAACTGTGCCTTTACCCACTTTTACCGCTCCTATCGGGCAGGCCACATAACAGGCCTTACATTTTGTGCACATATCCTGATCTATGAAAAACGATCTTCTTGTCTCCTTAACTGCACCAAAAGCACAGGCCTGTTTACACAGTCCACAAAGGAAACACTCACTGTGCTCTATCGTATAAGTGCCAAGACCACTGCAAACCTTCGCCCTGCAATACTTATCGTGG of Nitrospirae bacterium YQR-1 contains these proteins:
- a CDS encoding 4Fe-4S binding protein; this translates as MADEKEKDIKAITEDTNRFKCPIQKAILFLDEFIEGPMCARCLPCPMGSYEMRVRYHRLAEGQAAQGDIEAIKNIAPIMLDASMCKKGKDTAKFILDTMETLPQVYEAHTEGACPDRECVKLIAYRVIPDKCVACDECRVVCKDFAILGEKRKPYLSGYYAYEVVDLRCSRCGKCAEVCKYGAIEIVNIKDTLAVKA